From a single Triplophysa rosa linkage group LG1, Trosa_1v2, whole genome shotgun sequence genomic region:
- the LOC130558075 gene encoding crossover junction endonuclease MUS81-like, whose translation MPPDQVRLGRKRAVPSCPNPLFLRWLTELRDHAKEKGLKTQYVYQKAINSLKKYPLPLKNGKEAKILQNFGDGICKILDERLQKHCHENGSNALIHLATLCNESNMAEPGVSNGHKKRPQKEVLKKNTTKKKREYVPQKRSGGYAVLLTLYRHAQMPGSKGFMFRNELQTEAQALCDKSFTVPDLGSKYTAWSSVSTLIQKDLLVKTHSPARYLLTDDGLALAEKLHSEERVIDKGPVEDKSEEESSGDGADVVDLTLEEEEDDKGVKESCPSKSTERFITALSVNPAKNLTSDSDASGRSQTLEMGRRAMSWHLLPGSYEIVLCVDFIETTGGSSAHKQELVKELQRNGVTFDIRKLNVGDFLWVAREKVTPVPGQLRPPVGKELVLDHIIERKRMDDLCGSIIDGRFREQKFRLKRCGLRKPIYLVEECGSAAAHLSLPESTLQQAIVNTQVKKDYIRPQIAQVCK comes from the exons ATGCCGCCTGATCAGGTGCGTTTGGGTCGGAAGCGTGCTGTACCGTCCTGCCCGAATCCTCTATTCCTGCGGTGGTTAACAGAGTTGCGTGACCACGCCAAGGAAAAGGGATTAAAAACACAATACGTATACCAGAAG GCAATAAACTCTTTGAAAAAATATCCACTCCCACTGAAAAACGGGAAAGAGGCGAAGATCCTGCAGAATTTTGGTGACGGGATCTGCAAGATTTTGGACGAGCGACTTCAGAAGCATTGCCATGAAAACG GTTCTAATGCCCTGATCCACCTGGCTACTTTGTGCAATGAAAGCAACATGGCAGAACCTGGTGTTAGTAATGGACACAAG AAACGACCACAAAAAGAAGTgctaaagaaaaacacaaccaagaaaaagagagagtacGTGCCCCAGAAGAGGTCTGGAGGTTATGCTGTATTGCTCACACTGTATAGACATGCACAG ATGCCTGGCAGTAAAGGCTTCATGTTTAGAAATGAACTACAGACTGAAGCACAAGCTCTGTGTGATAAGTCTTTTACAGTG CCTGACCTTGGTAGCAAGTACACTGCTTGGTCTTCGGTAAGCACACTTATTCAGAAAGACCTTTTGGTGAAGACTCACAGTCCTGCCAG GTATTTGTTGACTGATGATGGTCTAGCTCTAGCTGAAAAGCTGCATTCAGAAGAGCGAGTGATTGATAAAGGTCCAGTGGAGGACAAGAGTGAGGAGGAGAGTTCTGGAGATGGGGCGGATGTTGTGGATTTGACTTTagaggaggaagaggatgaCAAGGGCGTAAAAGAGAGCTG CCCCAGTAAGTCTACAGAAAGGTTTATCACAGCTCTTTCTGTGAACCCTGCCAAGAATCTCACTTCTGATTCAGATGCCTCAGGAAGATCCCAGACATTAGAGATGGGGAGAAGAGCAATGAGTTGGCATCTTCTTCCTGGTTCTTATGaaattgttttatgtgttgACTTCATCGAGACAACCGG GGGAAGCAGTGCTCACAAACAAGAGTTGGTCAAGGAGCTGCAAAGGAACGGTGTGACCTTTGACATCAGGAAACTAAATGTAGGAGACTTTCTTTGGGTGGCACGTGAGAAAGTGACACCTGTGCCTg GGCAGTTGCGTCCACCGGTGGGAAAAGAGCTAGTCCTTGATCACATAATTGAGAGGAAGAGGATGGATGATCTGTGTGGAAGCATTATAGATGGACGCTTCAGAGAGCAAAAG TTTCGACTGAAAAGGTGTGGTCTGCGTAAGCCCATTTATCTAGTAGAGGAGTGTGGATCGGCGGCAGCTCATCTCAGTTTACCTGAGAGCACATTACAACAAGCTATAGTCAATACACAGGTAAAAAAAGACTACATCAGgccccagatagcacaggtgtgtaag
- the LOC130561331 gene encoding putative transcription factor Ovo-like 1, giving the protein MASCGLSSMSPLTLQEETEASPAEVALCLSMRKEHSMYTNSKMFTHDPCAVVPAAELPSSTVLGSETEHIRSSHNNTYVRTKIKVTTGELPIEAPPSVPAITTGPPVSIVTPCPLSVTKLSSVHAGGATYVCQVCQKVFQFQRMLNRHLKCHSEQKRHLCNFCGKGFNDTFDLKRHVRTHTGVRPYKCNLCEKAFTQRCSLESHMKKIHGVTQQYAYKERRNKLYVCEECGHTVPTQDALLRHLHNAHPNSTLLRGKGARRNLAAVNTSKEEVSEPSSPLSFNSDDNVSSGGQ; this is encoded by the exons ATGGCTTCATGCGGCTTAT CCTCAATGTCTCCCCTTACTCTCCAAGAGGAGACGGAAGCCAGTCCGGCAGAGGTGGCCCTCTGCCTGTCCATGCGCAAGGAGCACAGCATGTATACAAACAGCAAGATGTTCACACATGACCCCTGTGCAGTGGTTCCTGCAGCTGAGCTCCCATCCTCCACTGTTCTAGGTTCAGAGACAGAACACATTCGAAGCTCACACAACAATACATATGTCCGCACTAAAATAAAG GTGACCACAGGTGAGCTTCCCATAGAGGCCCCACCCTCTGTTCCTGCTATaacaacaggtccacctgtttCTATAGTAACACCTTGCCCCCTGTCTGTCACTAAGTTATCTTCAGTGCATGCGGGTGGTGCCACCTATGTTTGCCAGGTGTGTCAAAAAGTTTTTCAATTCCAGCGCATGCTAAATAGACACCTGAAATGTCACAGCGAGCAGAAGAGACACTTGTGTAATTTCTGTGGAAAGGGCTTCAATGACACCTTCGATCTCAAGAGACATGtccgcacacacacag GTGTTCGTCCATATAAGTGTAATCTGTGTGAGAAGGCCTTTACCCAGCGCTGCTCTTTGGAGTCCCACATGAAAAAGATTCATGGTGTCACACAGCAGTACGCGTACAAGGAGCGTCGCAACAAGCTGTATGTTTGTGAAGAATGCGGCCATACCGTGCCTACCCAAGATGCTCTGCTGCGCCACCTTCACAATGCACATCCAAACAGTACTCTATTGCGGGGCAAGGGGGCGCGGAGAAATTTGGCAGCAGTGAACACTAGCAAAGAAGAGGTGTCTGAACCCAGTTCCCCTCTTTCCTTTAACAGTGATGATAATGTAAGCTCAGGAGGGCAATAA
- the LOC130561228 gene encoding crossover junction endonuclease MUS81-like, translating into MPPDQVRLGRKRAVPSCPNPLFLRWLTELRDHAKEKGLKTQYVYQKAINSLKKYPLPLKNGKEAKILQNFGDGICKILDERLQKHCHENGSNALIHLATLCNESNMAEPGVSNGHKKRPQKEVLKKNTTKKKREYVPQKRSGGYAVLLTLYRHAQMPGSKGFMFRNELQTEAQALCDKSFTVPDLGSKYTAWSSVSTLIQKDLLVKTHSPARYLLTDDGLALAEKLHSEERVIDKGPVEDKSEEESSGDGADVVDLTLEEEEDDKGVKESCPSKSTERFITALSVNPAKNLTSDSDASGRSQTLEMGRRAMSWHLLPGSYEIVLCVDFIETTGGSSAHKQELVKELQRNGVTFDIRKLNVGDFLWVAREKVTPVPGQLRPPVGKELVLDHIIERKRMDDLCGSIIDGRFREQKFRLKRCGLRKPIYLVEECGSAAAHLSLPESTLQQAIVNTQVVDGFFVKRVQDVKESTAYLTIMTRYLQKLYQNCKLFCRSRELEGYGEYEMAQTENLSCSLMSFTEFNHGSIKNKCQTVREVFARQLMQISGVSGDKAAAILELYGTVSSLLKAYVQCSSETEKEKLLSSIKYGKLKRNLGPALSRTIYQLYCTRAPLS; encoded by the exons ATGCCGCCTGATCAGGTGCGTTTGGGTCGGAAGCGTGCTGTACCGTCCTGCCCGAATCCTCTATTCCTGCGGTGGTTAACAGAGTTGCGTGACCACGCCAAGGAAAAGGGATTAAAAACACAATACGTATACCAGAAG GCAATAAACTCTTTGAAAAAATATCCACTCCCACTGAAAAACGGGAAAGAGGCGAAGATCCTGCAGAATTTTGGTGACGGGATCTGCAAGATTTTGGACGAGCGACTTCAGAAGCATTGCCATGAAAACG GTTCTAATGCCCTGATCCACCTGGCTACTTTGTGCAATGAAAGCAACATGGCAGAACCTGGTGTTAGTAATGGACACAAG AAACGACCACAAAAAGAAGTgctaaagaaaaacacaaccaagaaaaagagagagtacGTGCCCCAGAAGAGGTCTGGAGGTTATGCTGTATTGCTCACACTGTATAGACATGCACAG ATGCCTGGCAGTAAAGGCTTCATGTTTAGAAATGAACTACAGACTGAAGCACAAGCTCTGTGTGATAAGTCTTTTACAGTG CCTGACCTTGGTAGCAAGTACACTGCTTGGTCTTCGGTAAGCACACTTATTCAGAAAGACCTTTTGGTGAAGACTCACAGTCCTGCCAG GTATTTGTTGACTGATGATGGTCTAGCTCTAGCTGAAAAGCTGCATTCAGAAGAGCGAGTGATTGATAAAGGTCCAGTGGAGGACAAGAGTGAGGAGGAGAGTTCTGGAGATGGGGCGGATGTTGTGGATTTGACTTTagaggaggaagaggatgaCAAGGGCGTAAAAGAGAGCTG CCCCAGTAAGTCTACAGAAAGGTTTATCACAGCTCTTTCTGTGAACCCTGCCAAGAATCTCACTTCTGATTCAGATGCCTCAGGAAGATCCCAGACATTAGAGATGGGGAGAAGAGCAATGAGTTGGCATCTTCTTCCTGGTTCTTATGaaattgttttatgtgttgACTTCATCGAGACAACCGG GGGAAGCAGTGCTCACAAACAAGAGTTGGTCAAGGAGCTGCAAAGGAACGGTGTGACCTTTGACATCAGGAAACTAAATGTAGGAGACTTTCTTTGGGTGGCACGTGAGAAAGTGACACCTGTGCCTg GGCAGTTGCGTCCACCGGTGGGAAAAGAGCTAGTCCTTGATCACATAATTGAGAGGAAGAGGATGGATGATCTGTGTGGAAGCATTATAGATGGACGCTTCAGAGAGCAAAAG TTTCGACTGAAAAGGTGTGGTCTGCGTAAGCCCATTTATCTAGTAGAGGAGTGTGGATCGGCGGCAGCTCATCTCAGTTTACCTGAGAGCACATTACAACAAGCTATAGTCAATACACAG gtgGTTGATGGCTTCTTTGTGAAGCGTGTACAGGATGTAAAGGAGTCTACTGCTTACCTCACCATCATGACCAGATACCTCCAGAAACTTTACCAG AATTGCAAGTTGTTCTGTCGCTCCAGAGAGCTGGAGGGGTATGGAGAATATGAAATGGCACAAACTGAGAACCTCTCCTGTTCTCTCATGTCCTTCACAGAATTTAACCACGGGTCTATTAAAAACAAG TGTCAGACAGTGAGGGAAGTTTTCGCAAGACAGCTCATGCAGATCAGTGGAGTCTCTGGTGATAAAGCGGCCGCTATACTTGAGCTCTATGGCACAGTCAGCAG TTTATTGAAAGCATATGTTCAGTGTTCCAGTGAAACTGAAAAAGAGAAGCTACTGTCATCCATCAAATATGGAAAACTTAAAAG aaatctTGGACCAGCTTTAAGCCGTACTATATATCAGCTTTATTGTACACGTGCACCTCTATCATAG
- the LOC130561217 gene encoding transmembrane protein 151A isoform X1 has product MKLREIIARMTLVQRTGTSYIILLQQCPVKQSLAASLFRESHWKCLLLTLLMFGCFGTLVWCKLCKVPVLPPTEPEAAVVEPGDPSTTAVSASIYIPDKLDFAGPCSNGYIYIPLAFLAMLYVVYLVECWHCYSKTAMLAQAEVAEVYERVQRLQQATPCIWWKAISYHYVRRTRQVTRYRNGDSYTTTQVYHERVNTHAASSEYDYARYGVKDVSKELRGLMDHPAVRLRFTKCFSFASARAEAAYLTQRARFFGENEGLDDYMEAREGMHLKNVDFREHILAFPDPARQPWYARRNVFWLASVLLLSWPLRVVAEYRTAYLHYHVEKLFGDSDDSRGDITENGAGNENGHGPGNGGGGIGSSYRAISRVNTVDMTELEWHIRCNQQMVPSYSEALLMDPGSGANQGTNTPLAGQGTNSSMAGPTLPVAFASAYLLQSCPRCRRTTSSASLPSRLRGPTASVLNGTMAGMRASGSGAGHGVPGRMVLSRSGFSLGRLQAPRPSSLFHSRSVGGGLATRGEEGSGGGFLGLGSRQDEESRRVLEGEGEEDEEVGHEIQREEEGEREGDESEQQEEVEDEEVREGDRPPTYQDAFFFPVLIVHGEESCHSGGDIS; this is encoded by the exons ATGAAATTGAGGGAAATAATTGCAAGGATGACGTTGGTGCAACGAACTGGGACcagttacattattttattgcag CAGTGTCCAGTGAAGCAGTCATTAGCTGCCTCTTTGTTTCGAGAGTCCCACTGGAAATGTCTTCTCCTCACTCTGCTCATGTTCGGCTGTTTCGGTACATTGGTCTGGTGCAAGCTGTGCAAGGTTCCAGTGCTACCTCCAACAGAGCCAGAAGCAGCAGTTGTTGAACCTGGAGACCCTTCTACAACCGCAGTCAGCGCCAGTATCTACATCCCAGATAAACTGGATTTCGCCGGTCCCTGTTCCAATGGGTACATTTATATTCCTCTTGCTTTCCTGGCAATGTTATACGTGGTCTATCTGGTGGAATGTTGGCACTGTTACTCCAAGACAGCCATGCTGGCTCAAGCAGAGGTTGCAGAAGTGTATGAGCGTGTGCAGAGGCTGCAGCAGGCTACGCCCTGCATCTGGTGGAAGGCCATCAGCTACCACTACGTGCGACGGACCAGACAGGTGACACGCTACCGCAATGGGGACTCTTACACCACTACACAAGTATATCATGAACGTGTAAACACGCATGCCGCAAGCTCAGAGTATGACTATGCACGGTATGGCGTTAAAGATGTTTCTAAGGAACTAAGGGGCTTGATGGATCACCCAGCTGTACGGCTGCGCTTTACCAAATGTTTTAGTTTTGCTAGTGCTCGGGCAGAGGCTGCCTACCTCACCCAACGTGCACGATTTTTTGGAGAAAACGAAGGACTGGATGACTACATGGAAGCACGGGAGGGTATGCACTTGAAGAATGTGGACTTCCGTGAGCACATTCTAGCCTTTCCTGACCCAGCCAGGCAGCCCTGGTATGCCAGGCGTAACGTTTTCTGGCTGGCCTCTGTTCTACTCCTGTCTTGGCCACTTCGGGTTGTTGCGGAGTATCGCACCGCGTATTTGCATTACCATGTAGAGAAGCTTTTTGGTGACTCTGATGATAGTAGAGGTGACATTACTGAGAATGGTGCGGGCAACGAAAATGGACATGGACCTGGAAATGGAGGCGGAGGCATTGGGTCAAGCTATCGTGCCATTTCACGTGTCAATACGGTGGACATGACAGAGCTGGAGTGGCACATTCGCTGCAACCAGCAGATGGTGCCCAGCTACTCTGAGGCCCTGTTGATGGATCCTGGTTCAGGTGCCAACCAGGGCACCAACACTCCTCTGGCGGGACAAGGGACTAACTCCTCAATGGCTGGCCCCACACTTCCAGTGGCCTTTGCTTCAGCTTACTTGCTTCAGAGCTGCCCTCGCTGCCGCCGTACCACAAGCAGTGCTTCCCTTCCTTCCAGACTGAGAGGCCCAACAGCATCTGTGCTGAATGGAACAATGGCTGGGATGAGGGCTAGCGGGTCGGGAGCAGGCCATGGAGTCCCAGGGAGGATGGTTCTGAGCAGGAGTGGCTTCTCATTGGGGCGACTTCAGGCTCCTCGACCATCCTCCCTCTTCCACTCCCGGAGTGTAGGTGGAGGACTAGCAACAAGAGGAGAAGAGGGAAGCGGCGGAGGCTTTTTAGGTTTGGGTTCTAGACAGGATGAAGAGAGCAGAAGAGTCCTGGAAGGAGAGGGAGAGGAAGATGAGGAGGTGGGACATGAGATACAAAGAGAGGAAGAAGGTGAAAGGGAAGGGGATGAAAGTGAGCAACAGGAGGAGGTTGAAGATGAGGAAGTGAGGGAAGGAGACAGACCTCCTACATATCAGGATGCGTTCTTCTTCCCCGTGTTGATAGTGCATGGAGAAGAGAGTTGCCATTCAGGTGGGGACATTTCCTGA
- the LOC130561217 gene encoding transmembrane protein 151A isoform X2 — MQDATVDGEEPILNGAGREEQCPVKQSLAASLFRESHWKCLLLTLLMFGCFGTLVWCKLCKVPVLPPTEPEAAVVEPGDPSTTAVSASIYIPDKLDFAGPCSNGYIYIPLAFLAMLYVVYLVECWHCYSKTAMLAQAEVAEVYERVQRLQQATPCIWWKAISYHYVRRTRQVTRYRNGDSYTTTQVYHERVNTHAASSEYDYARYGVKDVSKELRGLMDHPAVRLRFTKCFSFASARAEAAYLTQRARFFGENEGLDDYMEAREGMHLKNVDFREHILAFPDPARQPWYARRNVFWLASVLLLSWPLRVVAEYRTAYLHYHVEKLFGDSDDSRGDITENGAGNENGHGPGNGGGGIGSSYRAISRVNTVDMTELEWHIRCNQQMVPSYSEALLMDPGSGANQGTNTPLAGQGTNSSMAGPTLPVAFASAYLLQSCPRCRRTTSSASLPSRLRGPTASVLNGTMAGMRASGSGAGHGVPGRMVLSRSGFSLGRLQAPRPSSLFHSRSVGGGLATRGEEGSGGGFLGLGSRQDEESRRVLEGEGEEDEEVGHEIQREEEGEREGDESEQQEEVEDEEVREGDRPPTYQDAFFFPVLIVHGEESCHSGGDIS; from the exons ATGCAGGACGCGACGGTAGATGGAGAAGAGCCCATTCTGAACGGGGCTGGTAGGGAAGAG CAGTGTCCAGTGAAGCAGTCATTAGCTGCCTCTTTGTTTCGAGAGTCCCACTGGAAATGTCTTCTCCTCACTCTGCTCATGTTCGGCTGTTTCGGTACATTGGTCTGGTGCAAGCTGTGCAAGGTTCCAGTGCTACCTCCAACAGAGCCAGAAGCAGCAGTTGTTGAACCTGGAGACCCTTCTACAACCGCAGTCAGCGCCAGTATCTACATCCCAGATAAACTGGATTTCGCCGGTCCCTGTTCCAATGGGTACATTTATATTCCTCTTGCTTTCCTGGCAATGTTATACGTGGTCTATCTGGTGGAATGTTGGCACTGTTACTCCAAGACAGCCATGCTGGCTCAAGCAGAGGTTGCAGAAGTGTATGAGCGTGTGCAGAGGCTGCAGCAGGCTACGCCCTGCATCTGGTGGAAGGCCATCAGCTACCACTACGTGCGACGGACCAGACAGGTGACACGCTACCGCAATGGGGACTCTTACACCACTACACAAGTATATCATGAACGTGTAAACACGCATGCCGCAAGCTCAGAGTATGACTATGCACGGTATGGCGTTAAAGATGTTTCTAAGGAACTAAGGGGCTTGATGGATCACCCAGCTGTACGGCTGCGCTTTACCAAATGTTTTAGTTTTGCTAGTGCTCGGGCAGAGGCTGCCTACCTCACCCAACGTGCACGATTTTTTGGAGAAAACGAAGGACTGGATGACTACATGGAAGCACGGGAGGGTATGCACTTGAAGAATGTGGACTTCCGTGAGCACATTCTAGCCTTTCCTGACCCAGCCAGGCAGCCCTGGTATGCCAGGCGTAACGTTTTCTGGCTGGCCTCTGTTCTACTCCTGTCTTGGCCACTTCGGGTTGTTGCGGAGTATCGCACCGCGTATTTGCATTACCATGTAGAGAAGCTTTTTGGTGACTCTGATGATAGTAGAGGTGACATTACTGAGAATGGTGCGGGCAACGAAAATGGACATGGACCTGGAAATGGAGGCGGAGGCATTGGGTCAAGCTATCGTGCCATTTCACGTGTCAATACGGTGGACATGACAGAGCTGGAGTGGCACATTCGCTGCAACCAGCAGATGGTGCCCAGCTACTCTGAGGCCCTGTTGATGGATCCTGGTTCAGGTGCCAACCAGGGCACCAACACTCCTCTGGCGGGACAAGGGACTAACTCCTCAATGGCTGGCCCCACACTTCCAGTGGCCTTTGCTTCAGCTTACTTGCTTCAGAGCTGCCCTCGCTGCCGCCGTACCACAAGCAGTGCTTCCCTTCCTTCCAGACTGAGAGGCCCAACAGCATCTGTGCTGAATGGAACAATGGCTGGGATGAGGGCTAGCGGGTCGGGAGCAGGCCATGGAGTCCCAGGGAGGATGGTTCTGAGCAGGAGTGGCTTCTCATTGGGGCGACTTCAGGCTCCTCGACCATCCTCCCTCTTCCACTCCCGGAGTGTAGGTGGAGGACTAGCAACAAGAGGAGAAGAGGGAAGCGGCGGAGGCTTTTTAGGTTTGGGTTCTAGACAGGATGAAGAGAGCAGAAGAGTCCTGGAAGGAGAGGGAGAGGAAGATGAGGAGGTGGGACATGAGATACAAAGAGAGGAAGAAGGTGAAAGGGAAGGGGATGAAAGTGAGCAACAGGAGGAGGTTGAAGATGAGGAAGTGAGGGAAGGAGACAGACCTCCTACATATCAGGATGCGTTCTTCTTCCCCGTGTTGATAGTGCATGGAGAAGAGAGTTGCCATTCAGGTGGGGACATTTCCTGA